The genome window TTGGGTGCCAATTGCAACACAAAGAATACTGGATAAACCCGATGGTTAAACTGAGAAGAACTCTTAATAAAAAAGATATCTAAATTCATCAGCGGCCGCGGTACACATCAGACACGTTCTCCATGTGGTAGGGCTGGGAGATTAATCTGGCGTGATTTCGagtttagcgtcaaacgatcaccaAACTAATAGAACAGCTGCATACattatctgtacattattttagatttgaacattttctttttcatcgttttgtgtatttctttagggcataatttcaaagttctcagctACAAaggtttttttgggagagattGAATAAAGAAATCATGTTttcaaaaatgaaaataataatcgtgatttcaatattgaccaaaataatcgtgattatgattttttcccgTAATGGAGCAGCCCTAATGCGCTGTTctccatacacccccccccccagactcaCGCTTGTGTTTGGGCTTGAACTGCCAGTAGCCGGGCCCCGCCCAGGTGGCCATGGTGCGGGGGCTGAAGTACGAGTACTCCCGGGGCTGAGAGGACAGCTGCAGGCACATGGTGGCCACGTCCCCCTCCCCGATGGGGACGAtgtccctgcacacacacacacacacacacacacttaacattgCTGGTGACTGTGCCAATTAATttaccccccccaaccctctgataagaaagatagagagaacaATTTAAAGTTCTAAAGGGAGTTCTCCCCTGCAAGGGGAGGGCCGGAGAGGAGACCACGAGGGGCCGGGCTGATTAAACCACGCTGGACGCCGGGCGCCACAGGCAGCTGGAGACACAGCACGGCCGCTCGCCTCTCAAACAGACACCGCCTGCTCGTCTGAAACTTTCCCCGAGCTTAAACTTTTAACCGCGGCCTATACTCCACAGTTGAACCTCAGGTCAACCAACGAGGACATTACTAATAATCTGGTCGTTCAGCTCATTTATCTGATCAGATTCTCCGAACTAAATTGTAGAAGCGTGTCGTTGAGGATCAGAACAGCCTGTGGTTAGAGCTTGACCTCAGGACGCGTCGGCTGGGAGTGTATCTACACAACACGCTGTAGCGTTTCAGTTATGATCACATCATctcagagttagggttagggtccgcTTACCGGCCCTTGCCGGAGCCCGACGAGGCGCAGCCCTCCCTGAACTCCGAGGGCCCGCCGTCGCCCTCCTCGAAGTCCCCGTCGAAGTCCTGCGCCGGGTCGGCgcagtcgtcgtcgtcctcgggCTCCGGCTCGGCGTTGAGGTCGAACACGTGCTCGCCCTGCTGGATCTTCTCCAGCATCTGGTTCATGGTCTGGGGAGGATCACAGAGAGGAGCGTCAGGCCCGCACGCTCCCGCGCAGAGACCTCTGAACGGGGCGTCTCGCTGTGGTGAGGACATCGCTTCTACTGGGATCCTCCAGGCAGGGACGTGGGGTGGtgtcggaacacacacacacacacacacacacacacacacacacacacacacacacacacacacacacacacacacacacacacacacacacacacacacacacacacacacacacacacacacacacacacaggcttggaGTCAAACAACCTCGCCTCTCCACCATCCGGCCGGCGACACAAAGAGACGGACCAAACCACTACTGGGCTCCAGAAGGGGTGGACCTTTGTAATTTGGACTGACCTGTTCGGGCTTCCAGTTGGTGAAGGAGAAGTCCTTGAGCGAGGGGCAGATGGAGGCCTTCTCCGAGACCTGCCGCAGACCCCCTGTGGAGAACAGGAGAATCGGCAGACTCAGAGTCAGAGGTGGCCGTTTCATGGATTGATTTTGCGGTCCATCTTTAATTCTAATTGGTATTACATTGGCCTTTGTACCGACGCCTGCTGCCCGTTCCCCTCCGGGAAGGAAACACCGTCTAATGTGATCAGAGGAACGAGGACGAGACCGTCCCTCTGCATGTCTCCATGGCTGAAGAAACAGAGCAGTACaggaaagagacacagagagagagagagacagacagagacagacagacagacagacagacagacagacagagacagagagacacagacagagagagacagacagacagacagacagacagacagagagagacagacagacatacacagacagatcgagagagacagacagacagagaaagagacaaacagacagacagagagacagacggacagagagacagacagaaagagagacagacagaaagagagacacagacagagagacagacagacagagagctgcagcaagacagagagacagacagacagagagacggccagacagacagagagagagagagagacagcgcaacatagacagacactgagagacagagacagagacagacagagagacagggggggggggggggggaggtaccgGTGAAGGGGGTCGCGGGGACGGGCTGCGGGGGCGGGCGGGCcggggcggcgccggagcggaGCAGGACGAGgctggaggggaagaggagctcGCAGCGGCTGTCCTCGCTGAAGAGCACCGACAGGAAGACCCCCGCCGTGCTGCTCTCGTCGAAGGACGACGCCATGTGCTGGAACATGGGGTCcacctgcggggggggggggggggacgggacacAGGAGGCCGTCAGCGGGTGTCTCCACCTCGGGGGTCCGTGTGTTCAAAGTACTGCCTCAGCTCGGCTTCTTTCATTGGTTAGAAGAAGTTTCTGTCGCACTTTGGGGGGGGGCACATATAATGTAGGCCTTTGAAGCCCTTTGTCAAGGCTAACTGTTACCATGTGTGGGCTGAAATAATGCTAATGGATGCTTCGATAAACCCAGAGACTGACCTCACACTTCCTCTCCGCCTCGGAGCTGTTGATGTTGCTCAGGTTCTGCTCCACCGTCTTCTTGGGGGGCCTCTTCTTCTTCGCCTTCGGGGCCGCGacgtccccctcctcacccgctgctgctgaggacacacacacacacacacacacgttggtgtATGGACACAAACGCTTCATGCTATCAGTGAATCAACAGCGTGGGACTGGCGGCGGCGGTCCGTGTAGCGGCTCTGACCTTCTCCAGGTTTGGTCTCCGAGCCGAGCCCGCCCAGGACCCTGTAGGCGTCGGCGTGGACCGCGTCCACCCGCACCGCGTAGATCTTCGTACTGGCGTCCAGCGTTCCCGCggccacctacacacacacacacacacacacacacacacacacacacacacacacacacacacacacacacacacaccttaaaggAACGGACACCAGCAGACAGGGTACTGTGTGTGGATTTAGGTCTGAACGATTCGGGGAAAAATATGAATCACGATAGTTTAGCTTAGAATTAATATCAAGATTCTCTATGATTTTTTTTCTCACGAAATGTAATTTGTATTGCACACATGAAACCAAATATAGCTTTTTGGCACCTCTAGCACGTTGCATTTCATATGGCCCTTAATAACTGATTAAAGTGCAGTATCAAAAAcagaatgatttattttgtacatatAGCAGCACATTGTCTTTAAATGCTGGCCTTTTATGACTACTGAACCAactctacagacctgtagatgAAGGCTTcaaaataaaggaaaaaaattttttttactCAAATCCACACAGTGGTGAAACGCGATCAGGATTTTATAACGATTTATCGTGCAGGCCTACGTGGATGCAGAGGAAACAGCGAGTGAATGAACCGGGTCAAGTCCCACCTTAAAGTTGGTGATCTCCGAATCCTTCTGCTTGAGGATATCGGCCATGTAGTCGATCAGGTGAAGGCCGAAAGCGTTCTTTGTGGTGATTTTCTGAGGAAGGCATCCGACATGTTTGGTAAACAAAGCTCCCATCCACTGTTCATATTGTATGTCTTTGTTCTTCGCGCCACAGTGTCTGCTAACTTACTTATATAAGTCGAGGACAAATATTCTTATGGTAAAATGTTGGAGTTAAACTCAATGGCCAACGAGTGCGGACAACACTTACATTCTCAGTGGACAGCTTGATGCAGGTCGAGTAGTGCTCCGAAATCTGTGCGTTCGACAACTTGGGAATAGAAGCGGGGGTTCCCGTGGCActgtataaaaacacacacacacacggtttatcAACATCTAGTCTATGCACCGAACCGATGACATCACGTGACTCATTCACTACACATGCAAAGAATATCACTAACAAGTGCGGTATTATGCTGAGTTTGTCAATGGTCTGAGTTGGAAAGTTGTTGTTATTTAAAGTTCTTGTAGAAAGTaagtgaactacagctcttggTATTACCCTCTTGCACTTAAACAATAAAGCAGGATCTTATTTCTATAAAATGTGCGTATACATAACTTAATTTAGGAACAAgggagcgacacacacacacacacacacacacacacacacacacacacacacacacacacacacacacacacacacacacacacacacacacacacacacacacacacacacacacacacacacacacacgagcctcAATGTGTTTATCAGAGCTGTGACGTCAGGCCatcaaggaggaggagcctgctTGGCAAAAAGTCTAATTCAAGCACTCACCAATAACACAGTAACACGCTACTTAAACACATCCACTACAGCGTAACCCTTCAGTTACAATGCTAGCTGCCGTACCGATACATACTCGCCATCGACCGATATCGGGAAGGAACGAATAGTATGGGAACAGCCACCATTCAGCAGAACAAGGTGGTCctacaggtggggggggggggggggagtccccGGTCCTTACCTGTGGGACGCAGAGTCGTTGAACGAGGAGTCGCCGGCGGACTGGAGGTCGATGACCCTTGACCTCCTTCGCTGTCGCCGCTCCTTCTCGTCGTCGTTGATGTGGAAGGCCGCCAGCAGTGGGGTGCTGCAGGACGCCGGGGACACGCCCCTGCTGACGTGCTTCAGGGAGGGGGTCCACCGCTGGGCGGGCGAGGGGGAGACGCTCATCCTAGCTGGGGGCGGAGACGCAGACCcaaggaccaatcacagcagttCTATCGCGGGGTCAGAGCTCACGCTGGGAGGTGCTTGTTGTTGGGGCGCATCCTCCCAATAGTCAGAACCTCAGCCTGGGCACCCCCTTGAGATCCTGCCGCCAAACGACTGTGGCTTTAAGACCCTGATTTAGGTGGATCCCAGATGATTGGCACTTTCTTGTTACTGTTGTTTCACTTGCAAGCTCTTGGTATTACCCTCATGCACTTAAACAATAAAGCAGGATTTGATTTCTCTAaagtgtgcatatatatataacttcATTTAGGAACaagagagtgacacacacacacacacacacacgtatgagaGCATCAATGTGTTTATCAGAGCTGTGACGTCAGGCCATCAAGGAAGAAGAGCCTGCGCGGCCAAAAGTCTAATTCAAGCACTCACCAATAACATAGTAAAACGCTACTTATAACGCAACAAGACTGACAAGCGTTAATGTATTTCATATGCACGTTTTAAGTGAGTAACTCAAAGACGATGTCGATTCAAACGTTTTAATACGATGAAAAGTCGCTCTCCCGACTCCGTCGTTTGACGATCTTTGTTTTTGTACATTACTTTATCTAGAAGGTTGAAAAACTTCCCGTCACTTTGAACACCCGGTCCAGAGCTCGTACACCACAATGTAGCTTTACGCACCTTGTTTTGGACGAGGATGTTAAACCAGAATAGCCTTGATGTTGATAACTCTGATGAAGTGGTGTTTGTGTCGGAGGCGGTAGCACGCTTGACGCTCCTTCCGGCTCGCTTTTCAAAAATTGCGCCAACCGATTTACGCCTACCCTGACGTCATGACGCCAGACCGCGCCCACTCTGGTATGTACCCGCCCGCGAGTCtatttttgcagggtggtagcgggaagctcgtgaatattcatgagggaactcatccctcattggctgggacttggctcgctgggactttgtcagagggcttgtgaaaacagagggcttgtgaaaatcacgaacgcaaaataaatgaaacgttgttataaatcaacacaaaacattgtatcaatagtgtgacacatgttatacagtagttgttagacgagttagcattacgaactaacgtttgttttggcacttacagaaaggtagctatagagttgccgtgtagtaggtggattgataggtgaaaatcaatattaaatttCAATTAGCCCTAGGCGGAAATATTCTATGGCCTACATATTTTAaggcccttctttctataatgtaattggttgtggggtgtggcagaaccactatgaacaaatatcagaaatcatacggtttattcttatccatctacacctaacctccagcagctccatctcctcaaagttgacatgggactggcaaatgttgcaagctaTAATATATCCTGCCATTAagctcactacttctagaaacagaacagaatggaaacttgatggaaatatcaagacgtggataataataaatttaatttagaggcgcctttcaagacacccaaggtcaccttacagagcatatagtcatcattcaaaactatgcaaaacagactaggaataaaaggaaaacagaggttaaatatgaataataataattaataacactcaaagacgcctaaagtgaaggggggacctcactaaccaccaccaatatgtagcacccacttgggtgatgcacggcagccaatcggcgccagaacgctcgcttgaggtggagagttagggatgaggcgGAGAGTGatggaaaagaacatttaaaaactatcaaccatatttaaacactcgatcacatgtaaacactatcgaccacatttaaacactagcgaccacatttaaacactagcgaccacatttaaacactagcgaccacatttaaacatgtaaatcctttcaaccacatttaaacatgtaaacccctctcgaccacatttaaactatcgggggggggggggggggggggggggggggatgtccaCTGGATCCTGCAGGCCGCTGGGACATGCTTTTCCCCGCATGTCCCAGCCCGCCCGCTGGCTGGCGGGCGGGCTGGAAAAGTGAGCGACATGCAGGCCAAGCTGCAGTCGCTAAAGAGCCGCGACCGGACGGCGAAGGAGGAGACCCGGGAGCTCCGGGGCGCCGCGGCCTCCGCCCAGCAGGGGGGGTGTTACGTGCAGATCTGCTCCATGTTTTGCAGggctcctggagctcctcctggaGCCCCTCCTTCCAGTTCATGTCTGAGATCTTCGCCGTCAGGTCCCCGTTGATCTTCTCACCGATGTCTCTGTGCGGGGAAGCGGATCCACGACGTCGGACGCGGCCTCGTTGACTCCCTCCTCGTttgcctccccctccttctcctcgcccTCATTCCTGCTGGAGCCTCTGGAGGGGGCTGGCGCACTCTGCCCTTgcatctgagggggggggggggatgtccaGTCCACTGCAAAGCTTAGCAAATTTGTGGAGGGGAACTGGTTTGCCAACCATCTCTCTTTCCACAAAGACGACATCCCGCCTCTCTGAGGCACCTAGAGGCAGACGCTACGGGCTAAGAACTAAGGGCGAAGGGCAAAGGACCAAGGGCGAAGGACCAAGGGCGAAGGACCAAGGGCGAAGGGCGACTAAATCATGGCAAAATCTCAGGAGCTGTTCTTTAGTGAGTTGATCAACCAACCCCTCTGAGGGTGCACTAATAAAGTCATCGATAGCCGCCATACTAGATAACTTCAATAACCAAGcataaataacaaaatacaCCAATCACTTTTACCCAAGGTTTCAACTTACATCAGtacgccgccgccccccccccccccccccccccccccccccccccccaacactacAGCTGACAAATCCACCAGCTGTAGAAAACAAAGCTAGGACCCTGGACACGTTACAACTGTGCCCATAAAGCAGTCACCAAAGCAACTTTACAAATCAATCACTGCTGAGCACAGTGAGCAAGCCTCCGAGTGCAAATGATCATCTAAGCAAGCCCCCTGGTATCTGCCTAACCTTAAACTAACCCTAATGGTCTTCTGAGGCGTGCCGGGCTCGAGGCTTCTTTAAAACAAAGCTTTGTTAACCTCAGCCATGTGGCCAAGGCCCTGAAATGCTCACCCCCACCAGAGAACACGTCTCCACCCAGGATTACCTCgaaaataaaaaaggcaaaATAAAAACCGTACCGATGGAAGGACAGATTGCTCTGCCCAGCTGGTACACTCCCTAACTAACCAGGGGGGGGATCACTCACAACTTAAAATCATAGCACTCAGACTCAATACTCGCCAAACTCACCATG of Gadus macrocephalus chromosome 11, ASM3116895v1 contains these proteins:
- the ncaph gene encoding condensin complex subunit 2 isoform X1, with the protein product MSVSPSPAQRWTPSLKHVSRGVSPASCSTPLLAAFHINDDEKERRQRRRSRVIDLQSAGDSSFNDSASHSATGTPASIPKLSNAQISEHYSTCIKLSTENKITTKNAFGLHLIDYMADILKQKDSEITNFKVAAGTLDASTKIYAVRVDAVHADAYRVLGGLGSETKPGEAAAGEEGDVAAPKAKKKRPPKKTVEQNLSNINSSEAERKCEVDPMFQHMASSFDESSTAGVFLSVLFSEDSRCELLFPSSLVLLRSGAAPARPPPQPVPATPFTGGLRQVSEKASICPSLKDFSFTNWKPEQTMNQMLEKIQQGEHVFDLNAEPEPEDDDDCADPAQDFDGDFEEGDGGPSEFREGCASSGSGKGRDIVPIGEGDVATMCLQLSSQPREYSYFSPRTMATWAGPGYWQFKPKHKLDHLPEREKSKRKAKKTFELDYNEDVNLEPHFRSTRAATTISKSALRSSNKKTTLPSDFQFSPETLSQLNLKPACTLRSEGQKRLSGDLGEGIGDYDYNNANDTANFCPGLQGGDSDDDGDGLGAADDSQPSLDGDPQSTPDPGGLATYGENDLVPEPHKVSKIEINYAKTAKKMDMKKLKNSMWSLLTGSPEKAQEDSQPAETSEVAGEKAFSQTTKSLLESLPNAMAQNLSVPLAFVALLHLANEKNLELVKVDDMSDIIIKQGQ
- the ncaph gene encoding condensin complex subunit 2 isoform X2, with translation MSVSPSPAQRWTPSLKHVSRGVSPASCSTPLLAAFHINDDEKERRQRRRSRVIDLQSAGDSSFNDSASHSATGTPASIPKLSNAQISEHYSTCIKLSTENKITTKNAFGLHLIDYMADILKQKDSEITNFKVAAGTLDASTKIYAVRVDAVHADAYRVLGGLGSETKPGEAAGEEGDVAAPKAKKKRPPKKTVEQNLSNINSSEAERKCEVDPMFQHMASSFDESSTAGVFLSVLFSEDSRCELLFPSSLVLLRSGAAPARPPPQPVPATPFTGGLRQVSEKASICPSLKDFSFTNWKPEQTMNQMLEKIQQGEHVFDLNAEPEPEDDDDCADPAQDFDGDFEEGDGGPSEFREGCASSGSGKGRDIVPIGEGDVATMCLQLSSQPREYSYFSPRTMATWAGPGYWQFKPKHKLDHLPEREKSKRKAKKTFELDYNEDVNLEPHFRSTRAATTISKSALRSSNKKTTLPSDFQFSPETLSQLNLKPACTLRSEGQKRLSGDLGEGIGDYDYNNANDTANFCPGLQGGDSDDDGDGLGAADDSQPSLDGDPQSTPDPGGLATYGENDLVPEPHKVSKIEINYAKTAKKMDMKKLKNSMWSLLTGSPEKAQEDSQPAETSEVAGEKAFSQTTKSLLESLPNAMAQNLSVPLAFVALLHLANEKNLELVKVDDMSDIIIKQGQ